The Henckelia pumila isolate YLH828 chromosome 2, ASM3356847v2, whole genome shotgun sequence genome includes a window with the following:
- the LOC140880281 gene encoding elongation factor 1-alpha-like, producing the protein MGKEKVHISIVVIGHVDSGKSTTTGHLIYKLGGIDKRVIERFEKEAAEMNKRSFKYAWVLDKLKAERERGITIDIALWKFETTKYYCTVIDAPGHRDFIKNMITGTSQADCAVLIIDSTTGGFEAGISKDGQTREHALLAFTLGVKQMICCCNKMDATTPKYAKARYDEIVKEVSSYLKKVGYNPDKIPFVPISGFEGDNMIERSTNLDWYKGPTLLEALDMIQEPKRPSDKPLRLPLQDVYKIGGIGTVPVGRVETGVIKPGMVVTFGPTGLTTEVKSVEMHHEALPEALPGDNVGFNVKNVAVKDLKRGFVASNSKDDPAKEAANFISQVIIMNHPGQIGNGYAPVLDCHTSHIAVKFAELVTKIDRRSGKELEKEPKFLKNGDAGLVKMIPTKPMVVETFSEYPPLGRFAVRDMRQTVAVGVIKSVEKKDPTGAKVTKAAAKKGAK; encoded by the exons ATGGGTAAGGAAAAGGTTCACATTAGCATTGTCGTCATTGGCCATGTCGACTCTGGAAAGTCTACCACAACGGGTCACCTGATCTACAAGCTTGGAGGCATTGACAAGCGTGTCATTGAAAGGTTTGAGAAGGAAGCAGCTGAGATGAACAAGAGGTCATTCAAGTATGCTTGGGTGCTGGACAAGCTCAAGGCTGAACGTGAACGTGGTATTACCATTGACATTGCCTTGTGGAAGTTTGAGACCACCAAGTACTACTGCACTGTGATTGATGCTCCTGGACACCGTGACTTTATCAAGAACATGATTACTGGCACCTCACAGGCGGATTGTGCTGTCCTCATCATTGATTCCACCACTGGTGGTTTTGAAGCTGGTATTTCTAAGGATGGTCAGACCCGTGAGCATGCATTGCTTGCTTTTACTCTTGGTGTCAAGCAGATGATTTGCTGCTGCAACAAG ATGGATGCTACCACACCCAAGTACGCTAAGGCTAGATACGACGAAATTGTGAAGGAAGTTTCTTCCTACCTTAAAAAGGTTGGATACAATCCTGATAAAATCCCATTTGTCCCAATTTCTGGTTTCGAGGGAGACAACATGATTGAGCGATCCACAAATCTTGATTGGTACAAGGGCCCAACCCTCCTGGAAGCTCTTGACATGATCCAAGAGCCCAAGAGGCCCTCAGACAAGCCACTTCGTCTCCCACTTCAGGATGTTTACAAGATTGGTGGTATTGGTACTGTCCCAGTTGGTCGTGTTGAGACGGGTGTCATCAAGCCGGGAATGGTTGTCACATTTGGTCCCACTGGTCTGACCACTGAAGTTAAGTCTGTTGAGATGCACCATGAAGCCTTGCCTGAGGCTCTTCCTGGTGACAATGTCGGTTTCAATGTCAAGAATGTTGCGGTCAAGGATCTCAAGCGTGGCTTTGTAGCCTCTAACTCCAAGGATGATCCCGCCAAGGAAGCTGCCAACTTCATCTCCCAGGTCATCATCATGAACCACCCAGGCCAGATTGGAAACGGATACGCCCCAGTGCTTGACTGTCACACCTCCCACATTGCTGTCAAGTTTGCAGAACTTGTGACCAAGATTGACAGGCGATCTGGCAAGGAGCTCGAGAAGGAGCCCAAATTCTTGAAGAACGGTGATGCCGGACTTGTCAAGATGATTCCCACCAAGCCCATGGTTGTCGAGACCTTCTCTGAGTACCCACCCCTTGGTCGTTTTGCTGTGCGTGACATGCGTCAAACTGTTGCTGTTGGTGTCATCAAGAGCGTTGAGAAGAAAGATCCCACCGGTGCCAAGGTCACAAAGGCAGCGGCAAAGAAAGGTGCCAAGTGA